GCCACCGCAGCCAAATTCGCCATCGTCGGTATGCGGTGCAAGGATCAATATATTTTTAAAATTTAAATCCATTTTATCAGAATTTTTATTCCAATTATTTTATTTTTTTAAAACAGCAGCCAAAGTTAACCAGATAATTTTAATGTCAGTTAGAAATGAATGTTCATTAACATATTTAAGCTGCAATTTTTTTTTCCCGGGCCATATCAGTTCCATGTATGCTTTATCAGGGTCTTCGGCGCCTTCAAGGATTTTTCCTTCATCACTGTTCCATACCGAAGCCCAATCTGTAATTCCGGGTTTAACGCTCAATATCTTTTTTTCTTCTTCGGTAAATAAATCCGTAAAAGTTTTCACATCAGGACGAGGTCCTACAATACTCATGTTGCCTATAAATACATTTATAAATTGTGGGATTTCGTCGAGTTTTGTTTTTCTTAAAAAACGCCCGATACCTGTTATCCGTGAATCGGAAAGCGTGGTTGACGATGCCCCTATTTTATCGGCATTTACAACCATTGTTCTGAATTTATACATGCGAAATTCTTTACCATATTGACCAACTCTTTTGGCAGGATATAATACAGGACCCCTGTCATTAAAAAAAATACACAATGCAATAACAATATAGAAAGGCGAAAAAAGCAGAAGAACGATTATGCTTATTGATATATCGAAAAGTCTTTTCATTAATGTTTATATACCTTATTCAATTTTTTATTTTTCCTTAGTCGTTTTCTTATACATATTTATCATTGCCTGAACATTCTTACTCCAGTCATATGATTTGATCACGTGTTTTCTTCCGCTTTCCCCCATATCAATCCGAAGTTTTTCGCTGCTGATAAGCAATTCCAAAGCATTTACAATTTCATCAATATCTTTTACAGGAACAATCATGCCTGTTTTATTTTTTTCAACAACTTCAGGTAAACCACCGGTATCAGTAACTACAACAGGAAGCTCGCAAGCAGAAGCCTCTAATACAGATACACCAAAGCTTTCCCTTATTGATGAAACCACAAAGACATCAATATTGTTATAATATTTTACAATATCACAATGATCAACATAACCGGTAAAAATAACATCAGGCTTAATGCCCAGTTCTTTCACTAAATTTTTATATTCCTGTTCGCAACTACCACTACCCACTATTAAAAGCTTTAATGAAAGCCCTTTGTTTTTTTCTTTAAGCTTAGCAAAAGCTTTGATCAGGTAATCGATTCCATATACTTTTTCTAATGTTTTAATAGTCCCTATTACAATATCATTTTCATTAAATAATATTTTTTTAACGTTCTTAAAAAACTTTTCGGTATCAACACCAAAAGGAATAACATTTATTTTTTTTGAAGTATATTTTTTTGTTTCCTGTGCCAGGGCATTACTGGTAGCCATGATATGATCGGACTTTGACAAATTATATTTTAAAACTTTTTTAGCAAAAAAAGAACTACCCGGAAATTCAAAAACATCGCTGCCCCAGACAGAAATCACATAAGGATGAAAATTACATAATGCCCCAATAAGCCCATAACTGGAAGCATAGTAAGAATGAAGAATATCCGGTTTTTCAAAAGAAATAATTTTTTTAATCCGGTTAACAGCTGTTATATATTTCAGTTTATGAATTTTATTATCAATATAATTCAGATGATCTTTAAACCCAATTGTAAAACTTTTAAAGTTCGGTAAATTATCATAAAATGCAGAGTTCGATTTATGCAAACCAATCAATACGACTTCTATACCTGATTGGCAAAGTGAAGCAATCCATCTTTTAGTGTGGATACTGTTGGGATTGGCAAGAATAGCTACTTTCATTTTATTTTTTTGTTTTAATTTTTAACACAAAAATAAGAATTAACAAATAAGCCGACAGTTCAATAAACGGTAACTGGTTGTAATAAAAATCAAACCATCCTAAAGCCAGTGCAGAAGCAGAGAAAGCATAAAGAACAATGATCCAAAAGTTTTTTGAAATAGATGCTATAAAAAAAATAAAATATAAAATAATACTAAGTATAAAAGTATAAATAATCCCAATAACATATCCCCCATTAATCAATATTGTTCCAAAAAAAGTTTTAACATTTACATCAACCAATTCTTTCTTGTCAATAAATACGTGATAAGGACTTATAACACCCTCAAGACTTCCGCCACTAATAAAATGATATAAATTCATAAAAGGCATTATTAATGCTTTGGGATTCTGACCAACAGGCAACTGTTTATTCATATGCTCGCCAAATCCAAGGATACCGGCAAAAACATAACCCATAAAATGTTTTGCAAGTAAATAAATTTTAAAAAAGAAAGTTGCATCTTTCCTATCCTGCATAGCGAAAACATAAGTCAATCCGAATAACAGCAACACCGTTATTACAAATATCACGATATGTAATACTTTGATTTTTATTTTCTTTTTATCAAACCAGCGAAATAAAAGTCCACCGATAACAGGAATGTATAGCCATGTTTTTACCTGGTATAACAATGATAGAATAATGAAGAACAAAATAGTTATGAAGATCAGGTAATCTTTTCTTTTTGCAATCCCTATGAATATTATCAGGAACAGGATGGAAATTCCCATTAAATGCCCGGCAATTCCTGAACCTGCATATTCATAAATAAATTCATTGGTACCTATTGCATCGGTATCATCATATTTTAAAAAGGTAGAAATAAAAGAATATATCAAATAAGCAATAACAAACCAGGCAGCAATCAACAGTATTCTTTTAATTTTTTTTGATATTCCTACTGATTCATAAGAAACTTTATTCGTAATTTTTTCAATAATTTTTATGGGAATAATTTTTCCCCATAAAAAACTTCCTGACCAAAAAACTAATATTCCTGCAATAAATAATAACAACAAACTGCTGTTTACAGGCTTATAACCAAGTATGCCACCAAATGCCAATGTAATGGTAACGATGATCAAAAGCGGGTAGCTTAAAATAGTTACAGGTGAAAAATAATTTGCAAATATTTTCCTGTCGAAATTTGTTATTAAAACTATTTCGGCAAAAAGAATTAAATATAAAACCAAATTCAGCATTGCTACAATAATGTTTTTTCAGTACCCTGGCTTCGCCCTTTGACAAATAATAAAAAACTATAAAAGAAAGCAATAAATATAACTCCTGCAATGGTATTAAGCACGGCTTCAAACATAAAATTAATAATAATGATACCGATAAAAATCAAAATTAAAAATCGTTTACGGGTATAGTTTCTTCTAAGGAAAAAAGGATAAAATAACCATGTCATAAAAATTAAAAAGCCGATGACCCCAACAGCAATAAATGTTTCCAGGTATTGATTGTGAGTATTGTATTTATTTTCAACCAAAGAATGAAGTTCATATTTTTTATACTTACTCATTAAATTATCCGAAACATCGCCTGAACCTACTCCAAAAAGAAAATGCTCATTAATAATCTCTACCGATAGCATCCATATAGGAATACGGTCAACTCCGAACCGGTCAATGATGAACTGATATTCTTTTTTCTGAATCGCATCAACCAATTCGCCCTGGTTTTTAACTAATGAACTCACATAGTAAAAGCGTGAATTCTGTTTATATCCAATAATACCCAATATTATCAAAGCTACAACAACTATAGCGCCTATGAATTTTTTTTTATTCATAATTGCATAAACAATAAAATATATTACTGAAAATAAAATCAGTGTCCCATATGCTGCCTTCGACTTTAAAAGATAAATCATAATAATGAGGAAAGTTGTTGCTGTTGCATAAATAATGTTGCTCGTCCGTTGATTTTTTATAATCACTAACGAGTTGTTTACAAAATATACCATTATAAAAACACAAAGTATCAGGTACATTGAAAAATATGAAGGATGCTTAAATAACGATAAATTTGAATATGTGAAATAAGACGGGGCATCGGTATTAGTGTCGGCATAAACACCGGGAATATGGCTATTGAACATCCATTCGCTGTTTTCAAATGAAACGGAATTTAAAAAAGCATTTCCCAAACAATAAAATCCGGCAAATATATTTGCAATTACAAAAGCTAAAAGAACAAAATTAAAATACCTTTTATAAAAATTCCGTAATAAATAAATGATTGGCGGAAACAATATCAACGATAGTTTTAACTGTATATCGAAAAGTGCTGATGGAATATTTTCTGAATAAAAAACTCCGACAACAAAAACCAAATACAACAGTAGGTTGATAATTACTGCAAAATTGAATTTAAAAGTGATTCTTTTTTTTTCGTAGAAAAAGATAAGTACCAATGCGCTGACCAGCCACAGCATTATTGCATACGAAATCATTATCACTGCAAAAGGAATCAATGATATCAACAAACATGTAAGGAAAACATGAATTTTTGAAATATCCCATTTATCAGCAGCCAAAATCATTATACCGGTTTACTCGAAAAATCAAAGTTAATATATTTATCAAAAATGGCTTTGTCTACACCATTTAATTTTAATGAATCCGAAAGCAAACAAGAAAGAAATATGCGTATGGTTTTAAAAGAAAACTTATATCTGAATTTTAACAAATAAACAATATATAAAATGTACGAATGTCGCCACAATTGCCACTTCCATGAAGGCATAAAACTTTTCATATTTATAAACCGACTTAAATAATTTATAAATATTTTGCCGATGATTAGTTCAGATGTTTTTGAAATTGAAGAGTTAACTTTATGATATATCAGTGAATTTAACACACATGCTGCATTTATTTTATTCTTTTTCAGTCGCATTGAAAATTCAAAATCTTCTTCACCAAAAAAGAAATTTTCTGTCAGTTTACCTATTTTTTCAATAACTGATGTGCGCATTATTATTGAGCATCCGGTAATAAAGCTTATTTTAACGAAATTTTTATCCGGCAATTCGGTGTAATGTTTATCATCGAAAAAATATTTACGTGTTCCGTAATTGCTTAGCTTTCCACCACAATTCCAAATTATTTCCTGTTTATTAAAATATCGTATTTGCGGAGTTGCTACCGAATAATTTATGTTATTATTAAAGAATGTTATTAACTCACTCATGAAGTTTGGAGTAACAACAGTGTCATTATTCAAAAGCAGGATATAATCTGTTTTATTGTTTATCGCCGCCTGTATCCCAATATTATTTCCTTTAGCAAAACCATAATTCAAAGGACATTCAATAATCTGAATTTTTTTATATAACGTATCGGTAAGCCATTTTTTTATTTTCCCGACCGAGCCATCGGTTGAAGCATTATCTACAAGTATGATTTCAAAATTCTGATAATTGCTATTTGAAAGGCTCGACAGGCAGTCAATCGTATCTTTAAAACCATTCCAGTTCAATATTACTATTGCAACTTTTGGATTATTCACGATATTTGAATCACGCTTATTCACTAATTTTTCTAAGTTTAAAAACAGATGCAGTCAACATTGCAAAAAGTATTATTTCACTTATCAGCATTGAAGCTGACGCTCCCATATCGGCAAAAAAGTAAATTAAAAAGAAAAGGTTTACAATGCTTATAACACCAGTAATAGCAACATAAACCATGAATTTCTTTTTATATCCCATATTTACCAGGCCTAAAATTCCAAGAAAATAATTCATCCCTCCAAACAGGATAACAAAGCTCATAATCTGCATATCAGGAATGGAAGGAATAAATTTATCTCCAAGAAAAACGGTAACAACAGGTCGTGCAAACACAAGGAATAGCAGAGAAATCAGCACTAATATTACAAAATAATATTTTCCGAGTTTTATTAAAAAGTTTGCATTTTTGTTATTGCTTTCATTAAAGAACTTTTTACTCATGAACGGGAATAATGCATCGGATACCGGAGTTATTATGGACTGCATACCTTTAATCACTTTTTCGGCAGATGAATAATATCCCACAATTGTATAGTTTGAGAATAATCCTAAAAGTAGAACATTTGCATTCCGGTATAAATTCATGCTGAATGTTGAAACAAAAATCGGCCATGATTCTTTCATCTGAATTTTTATTTCAGAAATTTTTGGAAAAACAACATTCAGATTAAATGTTTTGTATGCAATTATAAAACTTAAGATTCCTGCTATCAAATACCCATATGTGTTGAATAACGGCACTATCAGGTAATCCGATTCATTACGTACAAAAACAAAAATCAAAAGTGTGAAAGTTAATTTTGAAATAAAATTTACAATTGTGATAAACTTCATTTTCTCCATTCCCTGGAAAAGCCACACTGGAACCAAAGCATCGCCAATAACAATTCCAAATGTGTAAATAAACAAAATATAATTGCTTCGAAACTGTTCAAACGAAACAATAAGGATCAATAATACCAATGCACACAAAAGGGAGATCATAAGTTTTACACTTATAACAGCGGAAAATATTTCCGAAACTTTTTGTTTATTATTTTGATTTATTGAAATCTGCTGCGTTGCAGAAAAAGCAAATCCAAAGCTTGTAAAAATTATAAAATATTGAATAACTACATTGGCAAACGAAACCAGTCCGAATGTTGAAGGACCTAAAACCCTTGTCAGATAAGGCACTGTGATAAGTGGAAACAAAAATGAAATTCCATTCAAAACCGATAATGAAACAAAATTTGAAAAAATTTGCTTTTTATCTTTATGAATTAATATTGATCTTGCTTTTTTCAGCATAACTTAACAATCATCACAAAAATAGTGATTAAGAATGAGCTTTTGGTTTTTATTTCAATAAGATATTAAGGGAGTAATTAACAGGAATCAACCCAAAGAAATCACATAATAATTTGTCGTAACAAAATAATTCCTGAAATATGGAATAGAGGTCAGTATCGACGATTGTTTCCTGACTTTAAGTTTGAATTTCACTTCATAATTTGGATTAATGAAATATAAAATCTTCTTATCAATTTTATAATTCGACTGTTTCAAAATTCTTTCAAATCGTTCAATTGTAATCCCAGTATCATGCACTTCCAAAAGGTTTTCAATTTTTCCCTGACCTTCGCCAAACATTTTTAAAATTGAACGATAAATACCTTTTGGTAAAATGTGAAAATACGGTAGTTTTGATAAAACTTTACTTTCACAAATCTGCTGATGTCCGCCAAACGGGCTTTGCCAAGAAGGAAATCCCATGAATATCTTTCCACCGGGTTTTAAAAATTTTTTTATAAAATCCATAAAGCGCTCCTGCCCATGAATATGTTCAAGAACATCGCGAGAAAAAATCAAATCGAAAGTTCCGATACTTTCAATATCATAAATATCAGCTGTAATGAATTTTATGTTTTCTTTATTCGGATGATTTTCATAAAATTTATTTGCATTCTCGATTTTTCCTCCTGCTAAATCAATTCCCACAATTCTTACACAACCCAAATCCAGAAATGGTTTCAGGTTACCACCCTCACCGCAGCCAATTTCAAGAACAGAAGTTTTTTCGTTTACATCAAAAACATCTTTTATAAAAGGCAGCACATGCCGGCTAACAGTATATTCCTGTTCTTTAAAATATTGTTCCCTGTTTGTATGTCGTTCCTGCATTTAAATTATTTTTAATAATTGCTCACCTGCTTCTTTCATGGATTTACCCAACGAAATAAATCCATGATTTTTCATGCAAAGGAAATCATGATTATCTAAAATATCAAGTACACTATTTACAAGTTCAATTGTTCCGTATGATTCCTCCTTTGCTGTTTCAGGAATACCAAGCGTTTTAACATTATCTAAAATTTCTTTTGAATGACCGTGAAAAATCGCATTCACTTCCGGTCTTGCTTTATAAATTGAATAATGCAACATGCTTTCCGACGAAGGATAACGCTTTCCTTCGGCATACACTATTCTATCTTCCATATCGCAATCCGTAACCTTTACAAAGCAATCATTCTTCAATTCATTTTTAAAACCAATACAGGTTCCGGTAATTATAAAATCATTTTCACCACTTTTTATCCTGAAGCTCAAATTTCCATATGAACCACCGGGGTATGGCGGTGCTAATTTTTTTTCATGAAAAATTTTACACCAATAGCTGAGCTCTTCAAGATGTGAATCCATAGGAGGTTCAGCATCTTTAAGAATTGTTTTAAATTTTATCCCGCTATATTCTTCTGCCATTATTCTAAAAGCGTTTTTATATCTTTCACAGTAGGTTTTACAATTCCTTTTTCAGTAATTATTCCTGTAATATATTTTGCAGGTGTAACGTCAAATGCAGGATTAAATGCTTTTGAATTTGGCGAACACACAAGCACTTCATGGAGTTTCCCTGTTTTATCAATTCCCGTTTGCCACAAAACTTCATTTTCATTTCGTTCTTCAATAATTATTTCCGAACCCGATTTACATTTCAAATCAAATGTAGAAGTCGGAGCCGCAACATAAACTGGAACTCCAAATTCTTTTGCTATTATTGCTTTTTCGAAAGTTCCTATTTTATTAGCCACATCACCATTGCGTGCAATCCTGTCTGCTCCCACAATTACCATATCAACTTTTTTCTGCGACATCAAAAATGCTCCGGCATTATCAGGCACAATAACATGAGGAACATTTTCATTATTCAGCTCCCATGCTGTAAGTCGCGCACCCTGACTGCGTGGGCGGGTTTCATCAACGTAAACAAAAATGTTTTTTCCTTCACGATGAGCTGTGTAAATGGGCGACAACGCTGTACCATAATCAACAAAAGCAAGCCATCCGGCATTGCAATGTGAAAGAATATTAAAATTATTTTTTATGATTTCATTCCCGTATTCACCAATTTTCCTGCTTGCATAAATATCCTGCTCGGCAATGAATTCGGCAGCAATAACGGCTCTTGCAGGCGAATGTTTTGCAGCAGCATAAACCAGTTCGGTAGCATAAAATAAATTTCTTGCAGTTGGACGCGTACCCTCAATTTCGTTTTTAGCAATTAAAATCTCTTCTTCGTAATTATTATTATCAGCGAGCAGAGCAGCCTGTGCCATTGCATAACCTGCAGCAGCACCAATAGCACCGGCACCACGTACAATCATTGTTTTAATTGCGTGACAGGTTGTTTTATAATCTTTCGATTCAAATATTTTAAACTCAAAAGGAAGAAGATTCTGTTCTATCATAAACACTGTTGAACCTTCGAGCCAAATGGTTTTGTATTCTTTACCGTTAACTTTCATTTCAAATTAATTACAACAAAAGTAATTTTAAAAATGCAGTTATACAAAAAGTAATATAATAATAAGGTATAAGGTAGAAAGGTATAGGGAAGTTAGAACTTAAAATTTGTATTTAAGATTTTGGATTGTAAATTAAATACAATACAGATAAAGCCCATATTACAAGTTACAAATATTAATAAAATAACCAATTTCCAACATCGAATTACCAATGATCAGCTTGGATATTGGAAATTGAGCGTTGATTATTTGAAATTTATTCTTTATCGTTAAAAAAGCCGGCTAACCAGGCCGGCAAAAAAGGTATGACGAATGTCATATGTTAGGAAAGTAAGCTTTTTAAAATATCGGAAACAACTTTATTATCGGCTTTTCCGGCAAGTTCTTTACTAGCAAGCCCCATAACTTTTCCCATATCTTTTATAGATGAAGCGCCGGTTGTTTCAATAATTTTTTTAATAATATTTTTAATTTCTTCTTCACCCATTTGCGCTGGCAGATATTGCTGTATGATATCAGCCTGAAAAATTTCAGGTTCAGCAAGATCCGATCTGTTTTGGGTTTTATAAATTTCAGCAGCTTCTCTGCGTTGCTTAACCAGCTTCTGTAATAATTTTATTTCGCTGTCGTCGGTAACCGGTTCACCGGAAGATTGTGCAAGCAACAACGCTGCTTTAATGCTTCTTAATGCTTCCAGTTTTTCTTTTTCTTTGGCAAGCATTGCCGATTTAATATCAGCATTGATGCGGTCAACTAAACTCATAATTTAATTTCTATAAATTAATCAACGTTATCGTGAAGAAAACTATTATTCTGCCGGAGTTCCACTTTTTTATCTTCACCTTCTGAAAGTGTGAATTTTGAAATATGTGATTCGCTAGAAGGAATAACATTCGATAACACTACATTTCTTCTCACGTATGCCGGTTCTTTTTCGAGTTCAGAAACACCTTGCTGTGTTTTAATTTTCATGCTGAGCTCTTTAAGTTTTTTTATTCTTTCCTGTGTATGAAGCGGAACATTTTCTTTTTCAGCAACAGGTTCCTGTACCGGTTCAACTTTATTCTCAAAAGCCGGTTCTTCTGTTTTAACCAGTATTATCGGCTCGTTCAAAGCATTAGGCTGAAGTTGAATATCCGGTTCATCATCAGCTGCTTGTTTTGTGTTTTCAAATAGAGTGAATTCATTAGTGATTTCAACCTGTTTTGATTCATTGATAATTTTTATTTCTTCAACCTTCTCAACATTTTTTGTTGTTAGTTTGATATCAAAAATATCAACGTCTTCTTTTTCGGTAACAGGATTATTTTTTTCTTCCTTCTCTGTTTTAATTTCTTCTTCAAGGGAAACAACATTACGTACAGGTTGCTTTGCCGGGATGTAATCAAATGTTTCTGTTGAATTGAAACCTGTAGCAATAAGAGTAACACCTATCATGTTGTCTAATGATTCGTCAACGCCATTACCCCAAATGATCTCAGCTGTTGAACCTGATTCACGCTGGATGTATTCAGTGATTTCAGAAACTTCATCCATGGTAATCTCAGCCTTACCTGAAGCGATATACAACAAAATGTTGCTTGCACCTTTAATCTGGTTATCGTTCAGTAATGGTGAAGATAAAGCCATTTCAACAGCTTCGAGAGCGCGGTTTTCACCTTCAGCAAATCCCGAACCCATTATAGCAACACCACTGTTTTTCATTACAGTCTTCACATCTTCAAAATCAACATTGATGTAACCGGGAACAGTGATTATTTCAGCAATACCTTTTGCTGCATTGGTAAGAATGTTATCCGCTTTTCCGAATGCTTCGGACAAACGCTGGTTTCCGTATAGTTCGCGTAATTTATCATTGCATATTACAAGCAGTGTATCTACATTTTTCCGAAGTTCTTTAATACCTTCTTCTGCCTGCAATTTTCTTTTTCTTCCTTCAAAAGAAAATGGAATGGTAACAATTGCAACAGTAAGTATTCCCATTTCTTTAGCAGTAGCAGCAATTACAGGAGCTGCTCCCGTACCTGTTCCGCCCCCCATACCTGCAGTAATAAAAAGCATTTTGGTATTCGTATCCAGCATACTTTTAATCTGGTCAATATTTTCTATGGCCGCATTTTTCCCGACAGCAGGAATAGAACCCGCTCCCCTTCCTTCAGTAAGACTCGCTCCTATCTGAACTTTAACAGGTATAGGACTAATTTCAAGAGCCTGGGAGTCGGTGTTGCATACAATAAAATCAACACCTTCAATGCCCTGTTTGAACATATGGTTTACAGCATTGCTGCCGCCACCGCCTACACCAATCACTTTTATGATTGATGATTTATTTTTTGGAAGGTCGAATTGTATCATTTCGGTCATAGATGTTTTTTCGGATGGTTAAAATTAGATATAAGATGCTATCGAAATTTTTTTTTGTTCAGATTTTATTAACATGAATTTTACAAAAAATGTTAATATTTTTTATTTGTTAATTTGTTCCACCGTCTTCAAAAAATTCTTTACCCTTTGCAAAAATTTTATCAAAGAATCCGCCTTTGGTTTTTTTAGAATGTGTCTGGACTTTTGTTTTTTCTTTCGCATTCCCTTTATTTTCCCTGGGTACCTTACTTTCCATTTTTTCGAGTCGTTCAAATCCTTTTATCACCAAGCCAACACCTGTTGCAAACATAGGACTTGCAATATCTTCGGAAACACTTTTTGCCAGGTGTTCATTTGGGTATCCGATACGTGTATCCATGCCGGTAATAAATTCAGTAAGCTGTGCCACATGTTTTAACTGAGCACCACCACCGGTAAGTACAATTCCTGCAATGAGTTTTTTCTCGTAACCGGAATTTTTTATTTCATAATAGATATGTTCAATGATCTCTTCCATTCTTGCCTGTATAATACTGGCAAGGTTTCTCAGCGAGATCTCTTTCGGGTCGCGTCCTCTTAATCCGGGAATGGAAACAATTTCTTCTTCCTTATTTTCACTTGCCAATGCTGAACCGAATTTTATTTTCAATGCTTCAGCCTGGCTGCGAATAATAGTGCATCCTTCTTTAATGTCTTCGGTAACAACATTTCCACCAAAAGGAATTACGGCAGTATGACGAATGATTCCATCCTGGAAAATAGCGATGTCTGTTGTACCCCCGCCAATATCAACTAAAACAACCCCGGCTTCTTTTTCGTCTTCGCTCAGCACGGCATCAGATGAAGCAAGCGGTTCAAGAATAAGTTCGGCAACTTCAAGTCCTGCTTTGCTTACACACTTATGAATATTTTTTGCTGCGGCAACTTGTCCGGTGATAATATGAAAATTCGCTTCAAGGCAAATGCCCGACATACCTATAGGATCTTTAATTCCCGGTTCTTTGTCAACGATATATTCCTGCGGAATAACATGAATGATTTCTTCGCCGGGCTGCATCACCAGCTTATACATATTTTCAACCAACACATCAATATCCTGCTGGCTGATTTCATCTTCAAGACTATTGCGCATAATGTTTCCACGATGCTGAATACTTTTTATATGCTGACCTGCAATTCCCACGTTCACCACCCTTATATTCACACCTGATTTTTGTTCCGCTTCTTCAATAGCAGCACGAATAGAATGAACTGTTTTTTCAATATTGGCAACCATACCACGTGTAACTCCAATCGATTCTGATTTCCCAATTCCCAGAATTTCAATTTTACCGAATTCGTTTCTTCTTCCAACGATTGCAGCAATCTTGGTAGTACCAATGTCTAATCCTACAATAATTTCTGATTCCATATTTTATGAATTAAGTTTTTGAACAAACCACCTGATTTTTATATTTTAAATTTATTTTTTTGTATTTACTCCACCCTATCTTATTCAAGCCTTTCTTATAAAAAACCAAAAGATTATTAAATTTTTCTTCCATATTATCTATGTTTCCAAAAATAACAACTGCATCGCCTATCTTGGTAAACAATTCCATTTCTCCTTTTGTATTCACGTATATCTCTTCTATCATGGCTTTCCAGAATTCATCCTTATCAATAAACTGTGCTATTCTGAAAACCTTATAAGCAGCCGTTTTCATAATATTCGAATCGGCACTCAGCGAATCATTAACATCTAATTTTATTTTAGGAGCATAATAATTATCAATATTTCCATTTGCTACAAGCAAGCGGGCAGAATATTTTTCACTACCGGGCATCAGGAAACCCTTATCATCAATGTAATAACTTTGATTGAATTTATTTATCACTTTTACTAACGGACGTCTTTGCTTTATTTTAATTTCAATATCACCCTCGATATTTGTACTTACATCTGCCTTTTCAACATAAGGTATTTCATTCAATGCACTTTCAATATCATTGGAATTTATTTCCGCAAGGCTATTATCTTTTAGCTTATAACCCTTGCCGGAAAGGTAATCCCAAATATCACTTTCTGTAATAAAATAATCATCGCTATCGTATTTTATCAGTACACTTTGGTTTTTACATATCACCGCATCCTGCTGTTTCTGTATAAAAGCAATAAGTACACCTACACCTGCAATTAAAATAACCCACATCAATATGATGATGATTCTTTTCATTAAAATTCTCTTTGAATTTTTAAAATATTTTTTAAACTTTTTTCAATAGGCAATACCAGTTGATCAATATCCCCTGCGCCAATAGTAACAAGCACTTCGAGCTTCCTTTTTACCAGTTCTTCGATTAGGTCATCCCTGGTGCATAATGATTTATTCTTAATTTTAATTTTCTCCAAAAGCATTTCTGAAGTAACTC
The genomic region above belongs to Bacteroidales bacterium and contains:
- the ftsA gene encoding cell division protein FtsA, which translates into the protein MESEIIVGLDIGTTKIAAIVGRRNEFGKIEILGIGKSESIGVTRGMVANIEKTVHSIRAAIEEAEQKSGVNIRVVNVGIAGQHIKSIQHRGNIMRNSLEDEISQQDIDVLVENMYKLVMQPGEEIIHVIPQEYIVDKEPGIKDPIGMSGICLEANFHIITGQVAAAKNIHKCVSKAGLEVAELILEPLASSDAVLSEDEKEAGVVLVDIGGGTTDIAIFQDGIIRHTAVIPFGGNVVTEDIKEGCTIIRSQAEALKIKFGSALASENKEEEIVSIPGLRGRDPKEISLRNLASIIQARMEEIIEHIYYEIKNSGYEKKLIAGIVLTGGGAQLKHVAQLTEFITGMDTRIGYPNEHLAKSVSEDIASPMFATGVGLVIKGFERLEKMESKVPRENKGNAKEKTKVQTHSKKTKGGFFDKIFAKGKEFFEDGGTN